Proteins from one Pleuronectes platessa chromosome 16, fPlePla1.1, whole genome shotgun sequence genomic window:
- the traf7 gene encoding E3 ubiquitin-protein ligase TRAF7 isoform X2: MEASFGPTFSAVAAGAKEGSSNYKQHRRTPSSSSTLTYSPRDDDDGMPLIGTPRRSDSAISIRSLHSESNMSLRSTFSLHEEEDDTESQVFAEQPSVKLCCQLCCSVFKDPVITTCGHTFCRRCALTSDKCPVDAAKLTVVVNNIAVAEQIGELFIHCKYGCRATASGAGGATASNPTVAGKPGAFEVDPLGCPFTIKLTTRKEHEVSCDYRPVRCPNNPSCPPLLTMNLEAHLKECEHIKCPHSKYGCTFIGNQDTYETHLEVCKFEGLKEFLQQTDDRFHEMQLTLSQKDQDIAFLRSMLGKLSEKLDQLEKNMELKFDVLDENQSKLSEDLMEFRRDASMLNVRGINDELSHINARLNMGILGSYDPQQIFKCKGTFVGHQGPVWCLCVYSTGDLLFSGSSDKTIKVWDTCTTYKCQKTLEGHDGIVLALCIQGNRLYSGSADCTIIVWDIQTLQKVNTIRAHDNPVCTLVSSHNMLFSGSLKAIKVWDIVGTELKLKKELTGLNHWVRALVASQNHLYSGSYQTIKIWDIRSLECVHVLQTSGGSVYSIAVTNHHIVCGTYENLIHVWDIESKEQVRTLTGHVGTVYALAVIATPDQTKVFSASYDRSLRVWSMDNMICTQTLLRHQGSVTALAVSRGRLFSGAVDSTVKVWTC; the protein is encoded by the exons ATGGAGGCGTCGTTTGGCCCGACCTTCTCAGCCGTGGCTGCTGGAGCTAAAG AAGGGTCCAGCAACTACAAGCAGCACAGGAGAacgccctcctcctccagcactcTCACCTACTCCCCtcgggatgatgatgatggaatg CCTCTCATCGGTACTCCTCGGCGGTCTGATTCAGCCATCTCAATCCGGTCTCTCCATTCCGAGTCCAACATGTCCCTGCGCTCCACATTCTCTCTCCACGAAGAGGAGGACGACACG gagtCCCAGGTGTTTGCTGAACAGCCGTCAGTGAAACTGTGCTGTCAGCTCTGCTGCAGTGTCTTTAAAGACCCTGTCATCACCACGTGTGGG CACACCTTCTGCAGACGATGTGCCTTGACTTCAG ACAAGTGCCCGGTGGACGCAGCTAAGCTCACAGTGGTGGTAAACAACATCGCTGTGGCCGAGCAGATAGGAGAACTCTTCATCCACTGTAAATACGGCTGCAGGGCCACAGCAAGCGGAGCAGGGGGGGCCACGGCCTCCAATCCCACGGTGGCCGGGAAGCCTGGCGCGTTTGAAGTGGACCCACTGGGATGCCCCTTCACCATCAAGCTGACCACACGGAA AGAACATGAGGTCAGTTGTGACTACAGGCCAGTCCGCTGTCCCAACAACCCCTCCTGCCCCCCGCTGCTCACCATGAACCTGGAGGCTCACCTCAAAGAATGTGAGCACATCAAATGTCCACACTCCAAATATGG CTGTACGTTCATCGGTAACCAGGACACGTATGAAACACATCTGGAGGTGTGTAAATTTGAGGGGCTGAAAGAGTTCCTGCAGCAAACTGACGACAG gttcCACGAGATGCAGCTGACTCTGTCCCAGAAGGACCAGGACATTGCTTTCCTGCGCTCCATGTTGGGCAAACTATCGGAGAAGTTAGATCAGCTAGAGAAGAACATGGAGCTCAAGTTTG atgtGTTGGATGAGAACCAGAGTAAGCTGAGCGAGGACCTGATGGAGTTCCGTAGAGACGCCTCCATGCTCAACGTAAGGGggataaat GATGAGTTGTCTCACATAAACGCCCGGCTCAACATGGGAATCCTGGGCT CATATGACCCCCAGCAGATCTTCAAGTGCAAGGGGACGTTTGTGGGCCACCAGGGTCCCGTCTGGTGCCTTTGTGTTTACTCCACTGGGGACTTGCTCTTTTCTGGATCCTCAGATAAGACCATCAAG GTGTGGGACACCTGCACCACCTACAAGTGTCAGAAAACCCTCGAGGGCCACGATGGCATCGTGTTGGCTCTGTGTATCCAGgg AAACCGGCTGTACAGTGGCTCTGCGGACTGCACCATCATC GTGTGGGACATCCAGACCCTGCAGAAAGTCAACACTATCCGGGCCCATGACAACCCAGTGTGTACACTTGTCTCCTCCCACAACATGTTGTTCAgcggctccctcaaggccattAAG GTGTGGGACATCGTGGGCACAGAGCTGAAACTGAAGAAGGAACTAACTGGTCTGAATCACTGGGTCAGAGCACTGGTGGCCTCCCAGAACCACTTGTACAGCGGCTCATACCAAACCATCAAG atCTGGGACATCCGCTCTCTGGAGTGTGTCCACGTCCTCCAGACCAGCGGGGGCAGCGTCTACTCCATCGCTGTCACCAACCACCACATCGTCTGTGGCACCTACGAGAACCTCATCCAC gtTTGGGACATTGAGTCTAAAGAGCAGGTGCGGACCCTCACAGGTCACGTGGGGACAGTTTATGCTCTCGCTGTGATCGCCACCCCCGACCAGACCAAAGTGTTCAGCGCCTCCTATGATCGCTCCCTCAGg GTGTGGAGCATGGACAACATGATCTGCACCCAGACTCTGCTCAGGCACCAGGGCAGTGTAACGGCTCTGGCTGTCTCCAGGGGGCGCCTCTTCTCCGGAGCCGTCGACAGCACCGTCAAG GTGTGGACCTGCTAG
- the traf7 gene encoding E3 ubiquitin-protein ligase TRAF7 isoform X1: MEASFGPTFSAVAAGAKAEGSSNYKQHRRTPSSSSTLTYSPRDDDDGMPLIGTPRRSDSAISIRSLHSESNMSLRSTFSLHEEEDDTESQVFAEQPSVKLCCQLCCSVFKDPVITTCGHTFCRRCALTSDKCPVDAAKLTVVVNNIAVAEQIGELFIHCKYGCRATASGAGGATASNPTVAGKPGAFEVDPLGCPFTIKLTTRKEHEVSCDYRPVRCPNNPSCPPLLTMNLEAHLKECEHIKCPHSKYGCTFIGNQDTYETHLEVCKFEGLKEFLQQTDDRFHEMQLTLSQKDQDIAFLRSMLGKLSEKLDQLEKNMELKFDVLDENQSKLSEDLMEFRRDASMLNVRGINDELSHINARLNMGILGSYDPQQIFKCKGTFVGHQGPVWCLCVYSTGDLLFSGSSDKTIKVWDTCTTYKCQKTLEGHDGIVLALCIQGNRLYSGSADCTIIVWDIQTLQKVNTIRAHDNPVCTLVSSHNMLFSGSLKAIKVWDIVGTELKLKKELTGLNHWVRALVASQNHLYSGSYQTIKIWDIRSLECVHVLQTSGGSVYSIAVTNHHIVCGTYENLIHVWDIESKEQVRTLTGHVGTVYALAVIATPDQTKVFSASYDRSLRVWSMDNMICTQTLLRHQGSVTALAVSRGRLFSGAVDSTVKVWTC, from the exons ATGGAGGCGTCGTTTGGCCCGACCTTCTCAGCCGTGGCTGCTGGAGCTAAAG CAGAAGGGTCCAGCAACTACAAGCAGCACAGGAGAacgccctcctcctccagcactcTCACCTACTCCCCtcgggatgatgatgatggaatg CCTCTCATCGGTACTCCTCGGCGGTCTGATTCAGCCATCTCAATCCGGTCTCTCCATTCCGAGTCCAACATGTCCCTGCGCTCCACATTCTCTCTCCACGAAGAGGAGGACGACACG gagtCCCAGGTGTTTGCTGAACAGCCGTCAGTGAAACTGTGCTGTCAGCTCTGCTGCAGTGTCTTTAAAGACCCTGTCATCACCACGTGTGGG CACACCTTCTGCAGACGATGTGCCTTGACTTCAG ACAAGTGCCCGGTGGACGCAGCTAAGCTCACAGTGGTGGTAAACAACATCGCTGTGGCCGAGCAGATAGGAGAACTCTTCATCCACTGTAAATACGGCTGCAGGGCCACAGCAAGCGGAGCAGGGGGGGCCACGGCCTCCAATCCCACGGTGGCCGGGAAGCCTGGCGCGTTTGAAGTGGACCCACTGGGATGCCCCTTCACCATCAAGCTGACCACACGGAA AGAACATGAGGTCAGTTGTGACTACAGGCCAGTCCGCTGTCCCAACAACCCCTCCTGCCCCCCGCTGCTCACCATGAACCTGGAGGCTCACCTCAAAGAATGTGAGCACATCAAATGTCCACACTCCAAATATGG CTGTACGTTCATCGGTAACCAGGACACGTATGAAACACATCTGGAGGTGTGTAAATTTGAGGGGCTGAAAGAGTTCCTGCAGCAAACTGACGACAG gttcCACGAGATGCAGCTGACTCTGTCCCAGAAGGACCAGGACATTGCTTTCCTGCGCTCCATGTTGGGCAAACTATCGGAGAAGTTAGATCAGCTAGAGAAGAACATGGAGCTCAAGTTTG atgtGTTGGATGAGAACCAGAGTAAGCTGAGCGAGGACCTGATGGAGTTCCGTAGAGACGCCTCCATGCTCAACGTAAGGGggataaat GATGAGTTGTCTCACATAAACGCCCGGCTCAACATGGGAATCCTGGGCT CATATGACCCCCAGCAGATCTTCAAGTGCAAGGGGACGTTTGTGGGCCACCAGGGTCCCGTCTGGTGCCTTTGTGTTTACTCCACTGGGGACTTGCTCTTTTCTGGATCCTCAGATAAGACCATCAAG GTGTGGGACACCTGCACCACCTACAAGTGTCAGAAAACCCTCGAGGGCCACGATGGCATCGTGTTGGCTCTGTGTATCCAGgg AAACCGGCTGTACAGTGGCTCTGCGGACTGCACCATCATC GTGTGGGACATCCAGACCCTGCAGAAAGTCAACACTATCCGGGCCCATGACAACCCAGTGTGTACACTTGTCTCCTCCCACAACATGTTGTTCAgcggctccctcaaggccattAAG GTGTGGGACATCGTGGGCACAGAGCTGAAACTGAAGAAGGAACTAACTGGTCTGAATCACTGGGTCAGAGCACTGGTGGCCTCCCAGAACCACTTGTACAGCGGCTCATACCAAACCATCAAG atCTGGGACATCCGCTCTCTGGAGTGTGTCCACGTCCTCCAGACCAGCGGGGGCAGCGTCTACTCCATCGCTGTCACCAACCACCACATCGTCTGTGGCACCTACGAGAACCTCATCCAC gtTTGGGACATTGAGTCTAAAGAGCAGGTGCGGACCCTCACAGGTCACGTGGGGACAGTTTATGCTCTCGCTGTGATCGCCACCCCCGACCAGACCAAAGTGTTCAGCGCCTCCTATGATCGCTCCCTCAGg GTGTGGAGCATGGACAACATGATCTGCACCCAGACTCTGCTCAGGCACCAGGGCAGTGTAACGGCTCTGGCTGTCTCCAGGGGGCGCCTCTTCTCCGGAGCCGTCGACAGCACCGTCAAG GTGTGGACCTGCTAG
- the traf7 gene encoding E3 ubiquitin-protein ligase TRAF7 isoform X3 has protein sequence MEASFGPTFSAVAAGAKAEGSSNYKQHRRTPSSSSTLTYSPRDDDDGMPLIGTPRRSDSAISIRSLHSESNMSLRSTFSLHEEEDDTESQVFAEQPSVKLCCQLCCSVFKDPVITTCGHTFCRRCALTSDKCPVDAAKLTVVVNNIAVAEQIGELFIHCKYGCRATASGAGGATASNPTVAGKPGAFEVDPLGCPFTIKLTTRKEHEVSCDYRPVRCPNNPSCPPLLTMNLEAHLKECEHIKCPHSKYGCTFIGNQDTYETHLEVCKFEGLKEFLQQTDDRFHEMQLTLSQKDQDIAFLRSMLGKLSEKLDQLEKNMELKFDVLDENQSKLSEDLMEFRRDASMLNDELSHINARLNMGILGSYDPQQIFKCKGTFVGHQGPVWCLCVYSTGDLLFSGSSDKTIKVWDTCTTYKCQKTLEGHDGIVLALCIQGNRLYSGSADCTIIVWDIQTLQKVNTIRAHDNPVCTLVSSHNMLFSGSLKAIKVWDIVGTELKLKKELTGLNHWVRALVASQNHLYSGSYQTIKIWDIRSLECVHVLQTSGGSVYSIAVTNHHIVCGTYENLIHVWDIESKEQVRTLTGHVGTVYALAVIATPDQTKVFSASYDRSLRVWSMDNMICTQTLLRHQGSVTALAVSRGRLFSGAVDSTVKVWTC, from the exons ATGGAGGCGTCGTTTGGCCCGACCTTCTCAGCCGTGGCTGCTGGAGCTAAAG CAGAAGGGTCCAGCAACTACAAGCAGCACAGGAGAacgccctcctcctccagcactcTCACCTACTCCCCtcgggatgatgatgatggaatg CCTCTCATCGGTACTCCTCGGCGGTCTGATTCAGCCATCTCAATCCGGTCTCTCCATTCCGAGTCCAACATGTCCCTGCGCTCCACATTCTCTCTCCACGAAGAGGAGGACGACACG gagtCCCAGGTGTTTGCTGAACAGCCGTCAGTGAAACTGTGCTGTCAGCTCTGCTGCAGTGTCTTTAAAGACCCTGTCATCACCACGTGTGGG CACACCTTCTGCAGACGATGTGCCTTGACTTCAG ACAAGTGCCCGGTGGACGCAGCTAAGCTCACAGTGGTGGTAAACAACATCGCTGTGGCCGAGCAGATAGGAGAACTCTTCATCCACTGTAAATACGGCTGCAGGGCCACAGCAAGCGGAGCAGGGGGGGCCACGGCCTCCAATCCCACGGTGGCCGGGAAGCCTGGCGCGTTTGAAGTGGACCCACTGGGATGCCCCTTCACCATCAAGCTGACCACACGGAA AGAACATGAGGTCAGTTGTGACTACAGGCCAGTCCGCTGTCCCAACAACCCCTCCTGCCCCCCGCTGCTCACCATGAACCTGGAGGCTCACCTCAAAGAATGTGAGCACATCAAATGTCCACACTCCAAATATGG CTGTACGTTCATCGGTAACCAGGACACGTATGAAACACATCTGGAGGTGTGTAAATTTGAGGGGCTGAAAGAGTTCCTGCAGCAAACTGACGACAG gttcCACGAGATGCAGCTGACTCTGTCCCAGAAGGACCAGGACATTGCTTTCCTGCGCTCCATGTTGGGCAAACTATCGGAGAAGTTAGATCAGCTAGAGAAGAACATGGAGCTCAAGTTTG atgtGTTGGATGAGAACCAGAGTAAGCTGAGCGAGGACCTGATGGAGTTCCGTAGAGACGCCTCCATGCTCAAC GATGAGTTGTCTCACATAAACGCCCGGCTCAACATGGGAATCCTGGGCT CATATGACCCCCAGCAGATCTTCAAGTGCAAGGGGACGTTTGTGGGCCACCAGGGTCCCGTCTGGTGCCTTTGTGTTTACTCCACTGGGGACTTGCTCTTTTCTGGATCCTCAGATAAGACCATCAAG GTGTGGGACACCTGCACCACCTACAAGTGTCAGAAAACCCTCGAGGGCCACGATGGCATCGTGTTGGCTCTGTGTATCCAGgg AAACCGGCTGTACAGTGGCTCTGCGGACTGCACCATCATC GTGTGGGACATCCAGACCCTGCAGAAAGTCAACACTATCCGGGCCCATGACAACCCAGTGTGTACACTTGTCTCCTCCCACAACATGTTGTTCAgcggctccctcaaggccattAAG GTGTGGGACATCGTGGGCACAGAGCTGAAACTGAAGAAGGAACTAACTGGTCTGAATCACTGGGTCAGAGCACTGGTGGCCTCCCAGAACCACTTGTACAGCGGCTCATACCAAACCATCAAG atCTGGGACATCCGCTCTCTGGAGTGTGTCCACGTCCTCCAGACCAGCGGGGGCAGCGTCTACTCCATCGCTGTCACCAACCACCACATCGTCTGTGGCACCTACGAGAACCTCATCCAC gtTTGGGACATTGAGTCTAAAGAGCAGGTGCGGACCCTCACAGGTCACGTGGGGACAGTTTATGCTCTCGCTGTGATCGCCACCCCCGACCAGACCAAAGTGTTCAGCGCCTCCTATGATCGCTCCCTCAGg GTGTGGAGCATGGACAACATGATCTGCACCCAGACTCTGCTCAGGCACCAGGGCAGTGTAACGGCTCTGGCTGTCTCCAGGGGGCGCCTCTTCTCCGGAGCCGTCGACAGCACCGTCAAG GTGTGGACCTGCTAG